The Musa acuminata AAA Group cultivar baxijiao chromosome BXJ1-3, Cavendish_Baxijiao_AAA, whole genome shotgun sequence genome window below encodes:
- the LOC135638908 gene encoding berberine bridge enzyme-like 18 gives MALSASASLAVLSLLLTATSAISSLNATHEGFMKCFLDQTGTSNSSSQLLYSPNTTAYDAILRSSIQNIRFIYSSSTTKPVLIVTATNESHVQAAVVCSRTHGLRVRVRSGGHDYEGMSYVSEGDRFINVDLAALRSVTVDAEHGTAWVQAGATLGEVYYTIAEKNRTVGFSAGVCTTIGVGGHFSGGGIGTLSRKYGTAADNIVDLRLVDANGRILDRESMGEDYFWAIRGGGAASFGIVLSYKIELNYVPPVVTAFNVIKTLKQDATKLVTKWQQIGPNLDENLYIRVIALAKDDDEAEGNRTIQAVFNSLYLGTCKELLTVMGSRFPELGFEAADCNEMSWLESVLFFAGYSGRPTEVLLDRRPEFNSSFKAKSDFVREPVTETTLEEIWRILMEAKDEPLVLIMEPFGGVLDEIAESATPFPHRKGNLYIIQYFMRWFETDVETTERHLNWMRKLYALMTPYVSKNPRAAYLNYKDIDLGRTATVWGPMYFKNNFNRLASVKCQVDPDNFFGNEQSIPPIKYDYV, from the coding sequence ATGGCGTTATCAGCCTCAGCAAGTCTTGcagttctttctcttcttcttacaGCCACCTCCGCTATCAGCTCTCTCAACGCCACCCATGAAGGCTTCATGAAGTGCTTCCTCGACCAAACTGGTACCTCCAACTCATCCTCCCAACTCTTGTACTCCCCCAACACCACAGCCTACGACGCCATCCTCCGATCATCCATCCAAAACATCCGCTTCATCTACTCGTCGAGCACGACGAAGCCCGTCCTCATCGTGACCGCGACCAACGAGTCGCACGTCCAGGCCGCCGTCGTCTGTAGCAGGACGCACGGCCTCCGCGTCCGGGTCCGAAGCGGCGGCCACGACTACGAGGGCATGTCGTACGTGTCGGAAGGTGATCGGTTTATCAACGTCGACCTCGCTGCTCTCCGGTCCGTCACTGTCGATGCCGAGCACGGCACGGCCTGGGTTCAGGCGGGTGCAACGCTCGGAGAGGTCTACTACACCATCGCGGAGAAGAACAGGACCGTCGGGTTCTCGGCCGGTGTCTGCACCACGATTGGTGTCGGCGGCCACTTCAGCGGCGGCGGGATAGGGACCTTGTCGAGGAAGTACGGCACCGCTGCTGACAACATCGTAGATTTGCGATTGGTGGACGCCAACGGAAGGATTCTGGACCGGGAATCCATGGGGGAGGACTACTTCTGGGCCATCAGAGGCGGCGGCGCAGCAAGCTTCGGCATCGTCCTCTCATACAAGATCGAGTTGAACTACGTTCCGCCCGTCGTTACCGCATTCAACGTGATCAAGACCTTAAAGCAAGACGCCACAAAGCTGGTCACCAAGTGGCAGCAGATCGGCCCCAACCTCGACGAGAACCTGTACATACGGGTCATCGCGCTAGCCAAGGACGACGACGAAGCAGAGGGGAACCGGACCATCCAAGCCGTGTTCAACTCCCTCTACTTGGGAACATGCAAAGAGCTCCTCACCGTGATGGGGAGCAGATTCCCCGAGTTGGGGTTCGAGGCGGCAGACTGCAACGAGATGAGTTGGTTGGAGTCCGTTCTGTTCTTCGCAGGCTACTCGGGTAGACCGACCGAGGTCTTGTTGGATAGGAGGCCGGAGTTCAACAGCTCCTTCAAGGCGAAGTCGGACTTCGTGAGAGAACCCGTGACAGAGACAACATTGGAAGAGATATGGAGGATTCTGATGGAAGCGAAGGATGAACCCTTGGTACTGATCATGGAGCCCTTCGGTGGGGTTCTGGATGAGATAGCAGAGTCGGCGACTCCCTTCCCTCACAGGAAGGGGAATCTGTACATCATCCAGTATTTCATGAGGTGGTTTGAGACGGACGTGGAGACAACGGAGAGGCACCTGAATTGGATGAGGAAGCTGTATGCCTTGATGACTCCGTACGTCTCTAAGAACCCGAGGGCAGCCTATCTCAACTACAAGGATATCGACCTGGGAAGAACTGCTACCGTTTGGGGTCCTATGTACTTCAAGAACAACTTCAACCGGTTGGCGTCCGTAAAGTGTCAGGTTGACCCTGACAACTTCTTCGGGAACGAACAAAGCATTCCGCCTATCAAGTACGATTACGTATGA
- the LOC103979558 gene encoding berberine bridge enzyme-like 22 produces the protein MASSTSLSLAILSILLTANSTIDSPNATHESFIRCFLDHTRPSNSSAQLLYMPNTTAYDAVFRSSIRNIRFLNSSSTTKPVLIVSPTNESHVQAAVVCCRKHGLRVRVRSGGHDYEGMSYVSEGDRFIIVDLAALGSITVDAEHGTAWVQAGATLGEVYYTIAEKNRTVGFSAGTCPTVGVGGHFSGGGIGTLSRKYGTAADNIVDARLVDVNGRILDRKSMGEDYFWAIRGGGAASFGIVLSYKIELNYVPPIVTAFNVIKTLKQDATKLVTKWQQIGPNLDENLYIRVISLAIDDDEAEGNRTIQAMFNSLYLGTCKELLTVMGSSFPELGFEAADCNEMSWLESVLFFANYSGRPTEVLLDRKLEFDFSFKAKSDFVREPVTETTLEEIWRFLMEAKDEPLLLFMEPFGGVLNEIAESATPFPYRKGNLYIIQYYMWWLETDMETTERHLSWMRKLYALMTPYVSKNPRAAYLNYKDIDLGRTANVWGPKYFKNNFNRLAYVKSKVDPHNFFRNEQSIPPIKSL, from the coding sequence ATGGCGTCATCAACCTCATTAAGCCTTGCAATTCTTTCTATTCTTCTTACAGCCAACTCCACCATCGACTCTCCCAACGCCACGCATGAAAGCTTCATCCGGTGCTTCCTTGACCACACTCGTCCCTCTAACTCATCCGCCCAACTCCTGTACATGCCCAACACCACCGCCTACGATGCCGTCTTCCGATCATCCATCCGAAACATCCGCTTCCTCAACTCATCGAGCACGACGAAGCCTGTCCTCATCGTGTCCCCGACCAACGAGTCGCACGTCCAGGCCGCCGTTGTCTGTTGCAGGAAACACGGCCTCCGCGTCCGGGTCCGAAGCGGCGGCCACGACTACGAGGGCATGTCGTACGTGTCGGAAGGTGATAGGTTCATCATCGTCGACCTCGCTGCTCTCGGGTCCATCACGGTCGATGCCGAGCACGGCACGGCCTGGGTTCAGGCGGGTGCAACGCTCGGAGAGGTCTACTACACCATCGCGGAGAAGAACAGGACCGTCGGGTTCTCGGCCGGTACCTGCCCCACTGTCGGCGTCGGAGGCCACTTCAGCGGCGGCGGGATAGGGACCTTGTCGAGGAAGTACGGCACTGCTGCTGACAACATCGTGGATGCCCGGTTGGTGGACGTCAACGGAAGGATTCTGGACCGGAAATCCATGGGCGAGGACTACTTCTGGGCCATCAGAGGCGGTGGCGCAGCAAGCTtcggcatcgtcctctcctacaagaTCGAGTTGAACTACGTTCCGCCCATCGTCACCGCATTCAACGTGATCAAGACCTTAAAGCAAGACGCCACAAAGCTGGTTACCAAGTGGCAGCAGATCGGCCCCAACCTCGACGAGAACCTGTACATACGGGTCATCTCGCTAGCGATAGACGACGACGAAGCAGAGGGGAACAGGACCATCCAAGCCATGTTCAACTCCCTCTACTTGGGAACGTGCAAAGAGCTCCTCACCGTGATGGGCAGCAGCTTCCCCGAGTTGGGGTTCGAGGCGGCAGACTGCAACGAGATGAGTTGGTTGGAGTCCGTTCTGTTCTTCGCAAACTACTCCGGCAGACCGACCGAGGTCTTGTTGGATAGGAAGCTGGAATTCGACTTCTCCTTCAAGGCGAAATCGGACTTCGTGAGAGAACCTGTGACGGAGACAACATTGGAAGAGATATGGAGGTTTCTGATGGAAGCGAAGGATGAACCCTTGTTACTGTTCATGGAGCCCTTCGGTGGGGTTCTGAACGAGATAGCAGAGTCGGCGACTCCCTTCCCATACAGGAAAGGGAATCTGTACATCATCCAGTACTACATGTGGTGGCTTGAGACGGACATGGAGACAACGGAGAGGCACCTGAGTTGGATGAGGAAGCTGTATGCCTTGATGACTCCGTACGTCTCTAAGAACCCGAGGGCAGCCTATCTCAACTACAAGGATATCGACCTGGGAAGAACCGCTAATGTTTGGGGTCCCAAGTACTTCAAGAACAACTTCAACAGGTTGGCGTACGTGAAGAGTAAGGTTGACCCACACAACTTCTTTCGGAATGAACAAAGCATTCCGCCTATCAAGTCGCTGTAA
- the LOC135638905 gene encoding putative UPF0481 protein At3g02645 codes for MPPHQIHQFDEIQWVSRIRRVLEEELESDDDDRPASISDVPKALLCSKPDAYIPQILALGPYHRHREELHDMERYKLAAARRMQSRLPGVKFLDVVALFIKLELPIRAHYHRYLKFNGETLAWMMALDMSFLLEFLQIIATSKGKMVGRAPSRMSHLVGLDRRTSAYNMLLCDALMLENQIPLFLLQKALEMQCSSSQIAAQISSSMLIGFLIEVSPFKTLDISPWIDAGQHAHLLELLYHAVAPNPEELFETVEGDEETEQEPQASVRIRFFLETIAAFIFNRGRALVSAVVKFLVTIPWRTIKSIPAVSIIAHPVEQLLSSQKDQNSEPARGISTHDRSTTPLLEEIAIPSVTELTKAGVKFSAMNGDISAIEFDAKTATLHLPTISLDVNAEVVLRNLVAYEASIGSRPLIFSRYVELMNGIIDTAEDAKLLREAGVVLNHLKSDEEVAELWNSMTRSVRLTRVPALDRVIEEVNSYHSSRWRVRTRRFMKNYVAASWECLVLLAVLLLFFIVSVQAFCVLYGCGVQDSSRENTAMIRHSQPVP; via the exons GACCGTCCTGCCTCCATCTCTGACGTTCCAAAGGCGTTGCTCTGCAGCAAACCGGATGCCTACATTCCTCAAATCCTCGCGTTGGGTCCTTACCACCGTCATCGCGAGGAACTTCATGATATGGAGCGATACAAGCTTGCCGCAGCGAGAAGAATGCAGAGCCGGCTACCAGGTGTTAAGTTCCTGGACGTCGTCGCTCTGTTCATCAAGCTCGAGCTTCCAATTCGCGCTCATTATCACAG GTACCTCAAGTTCAATGGGGAGACTTTGGCATGGATGATGGCATTAGACATGTCTTTCTTGCTTGAATTCCTCCAAATCATTGCCACCAGCAAAGGCAAGATGGTGGGGAGAGCTCCTTCACGAATGTCTCACTTGGTGGGCTTAGATCGGAGGACATCTGCATACAACATGCTACTCTGCGATGCTCTGATGTTAGAGAATCAAATCCCGCTCTTCTTGCTACAGAAGGCCTTGGAGATGCAGTGTTCGTCGTCACAAATCGCTGCTCAGATTTCTTCTTCCATGCTGATCGGGTtcttgatcgaagtttctccATTCAAGACGTTAGACATCTCCCCATGGATCGATGCCGGACAACACGCCCACCTGCTTGAGCTCCTTTATCATGCGGTTGCACCAAATCCAGAAGAGCTTTTCGAGACCGTCGAAGGAGACGAAGAAACCGAACAAGAGCCCCAGGCTTCCGTCAGAATAAGATTCTTCCTCGAAACAATCGCAGCCTTCATCTTCAACCGAGGTAGAGCCTTAGTCTCAGCAGTAGTAAAATTTTTGGTGACGATCCCATGGAGAACGATCAAGAGCATTCCAGCAGTGTCAATCATCGCACACCCAGTCGAGCAACTCCTCTCCTCCCAAAAGGATCAAAATTCCGAACCAGCTCGTGGAATCTCAACCCATGACAGAAGCACAACGCCATTGCTGGAAGAGATCGCAATTCCTTCTGTGACCGAACTAACAAAAGCAGGCGTAAAATTCTCTGCCATGAACGGGGACATATCGGCTATCGAGTTCGACGCCAAGACTGCAACGCTTCATCTGCCAACCATCAGCCTGGACGTAAACGCTGAAGTAGTATTGAGAAACCTGGTGGCGTACGAGGCGTCGATCGGGTCTCGACCACTGATATTCTCGAGGTACGTTGAGCTGATGAATGGAATCATAGACACGGCAGAGGATGCCAAGCTGTTGAGGGAGGCGGGAGTGGTGCTAAACCATTTGAAGAGCGACGAGGAAGTGGCGGAGCTGTGGAACAGCATGACCAGATCGGTGAGGCTCACCAGGGTTCCAGCTTTGGACAGGGTGATCGAAGAGGTGAATAGCTATCACAGCAGTAGATGGAGAGTGAGGACGAGGAGGTTCATGAAGAATTATGTGGCTGCTTCCTGGGAGTGTCTCGTGTTGTTAGCTGTTCTTTTGCTCTTCTTCATCGTAAGCGTTCAAGCTTTCTGCGTGCTGTATGGATGCGGTGTGCAAGACTCGAGCAGGGAGAACACGGCTATGATAAGACACAGTCAACCAGTGCCTTGA
- the LOC135630327 gene encoding berberine bridge enzyme-like 22: MALPASLSLAVLSLLLTANSAISSLDATHESFIQCFLDHTRPSNSSSQLVYSPNTTTYDAVLRSSIQNIRFLYSSSTTKPVLIVTATNESHVQAAVVCSRKHGLRVRVRSGGHDYEGMSYVSEGDRFIIVDLAALRSITVDAEHGTAWVQAGATLGEVYYTIAEKNRTVGFSAGICPTVGVGGHFSGGGIGTLSRKYGTAADNIVDARLVDVNGRILTRKSMGEDYFWAIRGGGAASFGIVLSYKIELNYVPPVVTAFNVIKTLKQDATKLVTKWQQIGPNLDENLYIRVIAQAMDDDEAEGNRTIQAVFNSLYLGTCKELLTVMGSSFPELGFEAADCNEMSWLESVLFFAGYSGRPSEILLDRRPEFNSSFKAKSDFVREPVTETAWEEIWRFLMEAKDEPLVLIMEPFGGVLDEIAESATPFPYRKGYLYIIQYFMRWFETDMETTERHLNWMRKLYALMTPYVSKNPRAAYLNYKDIDLGRTYRVWGPKYFNNNFKRLANVKSKVDPHNFFRNEQSIPPIMSL, encoded by the coding sequence ATGGCGTTACCGGCCTCATTAAGCCTTGcagttctttctcttcttctcacaGCCAACTCCGCCATCAGCTCTCTCGACGCCACGCATGAAAGCTTCATCCAGTGCTTCCTTGACCACACTCGTCCCTCTAACTCGTCCTCCCAACTCGTGTACTCGCCTAACACCACCACCTACGATGCCGTCCTCCGATCATCCATCCAAAACATCCGCTTCCTCTACTCGTCGAGCACGACGAAGCCCGTCCTCATCGTGACCGCGACCAACGAGTCGCACGTCCAGGCCGCCGTCGTCTGTAGCAGGAAGCACGGCCTCCGCGTCCGGGTCCGAAGCGGCGGCCACGACTACGAGGGCATGTCGTACGTGTCGGAAGGCGATCGGTTCATTATCGTCGACCTCGCTGCTCTCCGGTCCATCACGGTCGATGCCGAGCACGGCACGGCCTGGGTTCAGGCGGGTGCAACGCTCGGAGAGGTCTACTACACCATCGCGGAGAAGAACAGGACCGTCGGGTTCTCGGCCGGTATCTGCCCAACGGTCGGTGTCGGCGGCCACTTCAGCGGCGGCGGGATAGGCACCCTGTCGAGGAAGTACGGCACCGCGGCTGACAACATCGTGGATGCCCGGTTGGTGGACGTCAACGGAAGGATTCTGACCCGGAAATCCATGGGCGAGGACTACTTCTGGGCCATCAGAGGCGGCGGCGCAGCAAGCTTCGGCATCGTCCTCTCATACAAGATCGAGTTGAACTACGTTCCGCCCGTCGTCACCGCATTCAACGTGATCAAGACCTTAAAGCAAGACGCCACAAAGCTGGTCACCAAGTGGCAGCAGATCGGCCCGAACCTCGACGAGAACCTGTACATACGGGTCATCGCGCAAGCCATGGACGACGACGAAGCAGAGGGAAACCGGACCATCCAAGCCGTGTTCAACTCCCTCTACTTGGGAACGTGCAAAGAGCTCCTCACCGTGATGGGGAGCAGCTTCCCCGAGTTGGGGTTCGAGGCGGCAGACTGCAACGAGATGAGTTGGTTGGAGTCCGTTCTGTTCTTCGCAGGCTACTCCGGCAGACCGAGCGAGATCTTGTTGGATAGGAGGCCGGAGTTCAACAGCTCCTTCAAGGCGAAGTCGGACTTCGTGAGAGAACCTGTGACAGAGACAGCATGGGAAGAGATATGGAGGTTTCTGATGGAAGCGAAGGATGAACCCTTGGTACTGATCATGGAGCCCTTCGGTGGGGTTCTGGATGAGATAGCAGAGTCGGCGACTCCCTTCCCATACAGGAAAGGGTATCTGTACATCATCCAGTACTTCATGAGGTGGTTTGAGACGGACATGGAGACAACGGAGAGGCACCTGAATTGGATGAGGAAGCTGTATGCCTTGATGACTCCGTACGTCTCTAAGAACCCGAGGGCAGCCTATCTCAACTACAAGGATATCGACCTGGGAAGAACTTACAGGGTTTGGGGTCCCAAGTACTTCAACAACAACTTCAAGAGGTTGGCGAACGTGAAGAGCAAGGTTGACCCACACAACTTCTTCAGGAACGAACAAAGCATTCCGCCTATCATGTCGCTCTAA
- the LOC103979017 gene encoding thiosulfate/3-mercaptopyruvate sulfurtransferase 1, mitochondrial produces the protein MESHEPVVSAAWLHANLKNPDIKVLDASWYMPQEQRNAFQEYQVAHIPGAIFFDIDQISDPTSNLPHMLPSDEAFAASVSALDIQNKDAVIVYDGKGQFSAARVWWMFRVFGHNKVWVLDGGLPQWCKSGYEVESTSSKVAILRATSVSKAIENVYRGQLVEPASFKTKFQPHLVWTLEQIKQNMSDQTHQHIDARSRSRFDGIAPEPREGIKSGHMPGSKCVPFTEMLDGSQMFLPEDQLREKFVLEGISLDRPIVASCGTGVTACIVNMGLHRIGKPDVPVYDGSWTEWATQPDATIITLAAD, from the exons ATGGAGAGTCATGAACCTGTGGTTTCTGCTGCGTGGCTGCATGCTAATCTGAAAAATCCTGATATAAAG GTACTGGATGCTTCCTGGTACATGCCACAAGAGCAACGGAATGCATTTCAAGAGTATCAG GTGGCTCACATTCCTGGTGCCATATTCTTTGATATTGATCAGATATCTGATCCAACATCTAAT TTGCCACACATGTTGCCATCAGATGAAGCTTTTGCTGCTTCAGTTTCTGCTCTTGATATTCAAAACAAGGATGCTGTTATTGTTTATGATGGAAAAGGACAATTTAGTGCTGCTCGTGTTTGGTG GATGTTCCGAGTTTTTGGACACAATAAAGTTTGGGTTTTGGATGGAGGTTTGCCACAATGGTGCAAATCTGGATATGAAGTTGAATCTACGTCATCTAAAGTGGCAATTTTGCGAGCTACTTCAGTCAGTAAAGCTATTGAAAACGTATATCGTGGTCAATTG GTTGAACCTGCCtcatttaaaacaaaatttcagccTCATTTGGTATGGACGCTGGAACAG ATCAAACAAAATATGAGTGACCAAACACATCAACATATAGACGCTCGATCAAGGTCCAG GTTTGATGGCATAGCTCCAGAACCTCGAGAGGGAATAAAAAGTGGACATATGCCTGGCAGCAAATGTGTTCCCTTTACTGAG ATGCTTGATGGTTCACAAATGTTTTTGCCTGAAGATCAACTTCGTGAAAAATTTGTGCTAGAAG GCATCTCTCTCGATCGTCCAATTGTTGCCTCCTGTGGCACCGGTGTGACTGCTTGCATAGTAAACATG GGTCTTCATCGAATTGGAAAGCCTGATGTTCCAGTTTACGATGGATCATGGACAGAATGGGCAACTCAACCAGATGCCACAATTATCACACTTGCTGCTGATTAA